From the Polyangia bacterium genome, one window contains:
- a CDS encoding PAS domain S-box protein — MGSKTDRPGNDPEPAEEALRASRAYLSAIVASALDGIVTIDAESRIIDFNPAAAKIYGYAAADVVGKSLLDVVVSPESRDRQLANFSRWEATGQIGVLLPRQELMAVRADGTRFPIELTLVRLQAGPARYVAFVRELTDIRRVENERRRLEEQLRHAQKMDAVGRLAGGIAHDFNNLLSVILGFTELSLTSVLPSDELAENLGEIKKASERAVGLVRQLLAFSRRQVLSPRVLSPNEVLSNMESLLRGLIGESIALSLGLSPDIGQIKADAGQIEQVIVNLVMNAREAMPDGGLLRIETATVALDDGGIPGGSEARPGAFVRLVVQDSGTGMSDEVRAHVFEPFFSTKKTGKGTGLGLSTVYGIVTQSGGIIRFTTALGEGTRFEIFLPRVDRAALPADAPEPVLSPRGDTTTILLVEDEDAVRNLVRRILEQAGYQVLVARNGAEALELCQRPDLSLDLLLTDAVMPVMSGPELVRRVMVLRPELRLMIMSGYSDRPAVSGIPFIAKPFTPVQLEKVVREALDAPLRPPA; from the coding sequence ATGGGGTCAAAGACCGATCGCCCTGGCAATGACCCGGAGCCCGCTGAAGAAGCGTTGCGCGCCAGCCGGGCATACCTGAGCGCGATCGTCGCCTCGGCGCTGGACGGCATCGTCACCATCGACGCCGAATCGCGCATCATCGATTTCAATCCGGCGGCGGCGAAGATTTACGGATACGCGGCAGCCGACGTGGTGGGCAAGTCGCTTCTCGATGTGGTGGTCTCGCCGGAAAGTCGCGATCGCCAGCTGGCCAATTTTTCGCGCTGGGAAGCCACCGGGCAGATCGGGGTTTTGCTGCCGCGGCAAGAGCTGATGGCGGTGCGCGCCGACGGCACCCGCTTCCCCATCGAGCTGACGCTGGTGCGCCTGCAGGCCGGCCCGGCCCGCTACGTCGCCTTCGTGCGCGAGCTGACCGACATCCGGCGCGTCGAGAACGAACGCCGCCGGCTGGAAGAACAGCTGCGCCACGCGCAGAAGATGGACGCCGTGGGCCGCCTGGCGGGCGGCATCGCCCACGACTTCAACAACCTGCTGTCCGTCATTCTCGGCTTCACGGAGCTGTCGCTGACGTCGGTGCTGCCGTCGGACGAGCTGGCGGAGAACCTGGGCGAGATCAAGAAGGCCTCCGAACGGGCGGTGGGCCTGGTGCGCCAGCTCTTGGCCTTCAGCCGGCGGCAGGTGCTGTCGCCGCGGGTGCTCAGCCCCAACGAAGTGCTGAGCAACATGGAAAGCCTGCTGCGCGGTCTGATCGGCGAATCGATCGCGCTGTCGCTGGGGCTGTCGCCGGACATCGGCCAGATCAAGGCGGACGCCGGCCAGATCGAACAGGTGATCGTGAATCTGGTGATGAACGCGCGCGAGGCCATGCCGGACGGAGGCTTGCTGCGGATTGAAACCGCCACCGTCGCGCTGGACGACGGCGGCATCCCCGGCGGCAGCGAGGCGCGCCCGGGCGCTTTCGTGCGTCTGGTCGTGCAAGACAGCGGCACCGGCATGAGCGACGAGGTTCGGGCGCACGTCTTCGAGCCGTTTTTCTCGACCAAGAAGACCGGCAAGGGCACCGGTCTCGGTTTGTCGACGGTGTACGGCATCGTCACCCAAAGCGGCGGCATCATCCGGTTCACCACCGCGCTCGGCGAAGGGACGCGCTTCGAGATCTTTCTGCCGCGCGTGGATCGCGCGGCGCTGCCCGCCGACGCGCCCGAGCCGGTGTTGAGCCCACGCGGCGACACCACCACCATCTTGCTGGTCGAAGACGAGGACGCGGTTCGCAACCTGGTTCGCCGCATCCTGGAGCAGGCTGGCTATCAGGTGCTGGTGGCGCGCAACGGCGCCGAGGCGCTGGAGCTGTGCCAGCGGCCGGATCTCAGCTTGGATCTGCTGCTGACCGACGCGGTGATGCCGGTGATGAGCGGGCCCGAGCTTGTGCGCCGGGTGATGGTGCTGCGGCCCGAGCTGCGGTTGATGATCATGTCCGGGTACAGCGATCGCCCGGCGGTCAGCGGCATCCCCTTCATCGCCAAACCGTTCACGCCGGTGCAACTGGAAAAAGTGGTGCGCGAAGCTCTGGACGCGCCGCTACGGCCCCCGGCCTAG
- the miaB gene encoding tRNA (N6-isopentenyl adenosine(37)-C2)-methylthiotransferase MiaB, translated as MRAMIAMPPSAGNPSGRFRAINPRFMADLVQLRRKSPVSDAAGAVGGAASPSRRLAYVETYGCQMNVADTEMMMGLLHGAGYARTDDAAAADLILLNTCAVREKAEDRVFARASMLAAAHKGRPGVVLGVTGCMAEHLKETIHERAPYVDLVIGPDGYRRLVEHIETARAGAAVQDTTLDRYETYEGLDPARPMTGGVTGHITIQRGCDKFCTFCVVPYTRGRERGTPPREVLRQARAMAAAGYKEIQLLGQTVNSYQYEEVGFAELLRAVATVEGIERIRFMSPYPLDFSSAVIAAMADTPKVARHVHLPLQTAADSVLGRMRRGYRYDDFRRLVGALRAALPDVAISTDLLIGFCDETEDEFATILRAQEELRFDSAFMFAYSERAGTVAARKMPDTVDEETKQRRLAAVIAVQHRISGEIMAAQIGKRERVLIDHLSKRSATEFLARTSGYRSVLVPAGPGVEPGAFVDVEIVRATPATLFGRVCA; from the coding sequence ATGCGCGCGATGATCGCCATGCCGCCGTCCGCTGGCAACCCGTCCGGGCGCTTTCGCGCTATAAATCCGCGGTTCATGGCTGATCTGGTGCAGTTGCGGCGAAAATCGCCGGTTTCGGACGCCGCCGGCGCGGTCGGCGGCGCCGCCAGCCCGTCGCGCCGCCTGGCCTACGTCGAGACCTACGGCTGCCAGATGAACGTCGCGGACACCGAGATGATGATGGGTTTGCTCCACGGCGCCGGCTACGCCCGCACCGACGACGCCGCGGCCGCCGACCTGATCTTGCTGAACACCTGCGCCGTGCGCGAAAAAGCCGAGGATCGCGTCTTCGCCCGCGCCAGCATGCTGGCCGCCGCGCACAAGGGCCGCCCGGGCGTCGTCCTGGGCGTCACCGGCTGCATGGCCGAGCATTTGAAAGAGACCATTCACGAACGAGCCCCGTACGTCGATCTGGTGATCGGCCCCGACGGATACCGCCGCCTGGTCGAACACATCGAGACCGCCCGCGCCGGCGCAGCGGTGCAAGACACCACGCTTGATCGCTATGAAACCTACGAAGGCCTGGATCCAGCGCGCCCGATGACCGGCGGGGTGACTGGCCACATCACGATCCAGCGCGGCTGTGACAAATTCTGCACCTTCTGCGTGGTGCCCTACACGCGTGGCCGCGAGCGCGGCACGCCCCCGCGCGAGGTCCTGCGCCAGGCGCGGGCCATGGCCGCGGCGGGCTACAAAGAAATTCAGCTCCTCGGACAGACGGTGAACTCGTATCAATACGAAGAGGTGGGGTTCGCCGAGCTGCTGCGCGCGGTGGCCACCGTCGAGGGCATCGAACGCATTCGCTTCATGTCGCCCTACCCGCTGGATTTTTCGTCGGCGGTGATCGCCGCCATGGCCGATACACCCAAGGTGGCGCGCCACGTTCACCTGCCGCTGCAGACCGCCGCCGACAGCGTGCTCGGACGCATGCGCCGCGGCTATCGTTACGACGACTTTCGCCGCCTGGTCGGCGCGCTGCGGGCGGCCCTGCCCGACGTCGCCATCAGCACCGATCTGCTGATCGGTTTTTGCGACGAGACCGAGGACGAGTTCGCCACCATCCTGCGCGCCCAAGAAGAGCTGCGCTTCGATTCGGCGTTCATGTTCGCCTACTCCGAACGCGCCGGCACGGTCGCCGCCCGCAAGATGCCCGACACCGTCGACGAAGAAACCAAGCAGCGGCGCCTGGCGGCGGTGATCGCCGTCCAGCATCGCATCAGCGGCGAGATCATGGCCGCCCAGATCGGCAAGCGCGAACGGGTGTTGATCGACCACCTCTCCAAGCGCTCGGCGACCGAGTTTCTGGCCCGCACCAGCGGCTACCGCTCGGTGCTGGTTCCGGCCGGTCCGGGCGTCGAACCGGGCGCGTTCGTCGACGTGGAGATCGTGCGCGCCACGCCGGCCACGCTGTTCGGCCGGGTCTGCGCCTAG
- a CDS encoding metalloregulator ArsR/SmtB family transcription factor produces the protein MQTLAATTDLLQLFAEPSRVRLAALLAEHELTVNDLTSITQLGQSRVSTHLGKLREAGVLCDRRAGGSTYYRLNNGQMPAAARQVWTLIAGDLRDQLVEVDRQRCAALLAARQKTARWPDTVAGEMERHYSPGRTWESLGRGLLGLLRLGDTLDAGAGDGATAQLIAPHARSVTCLDQSETLIQAARTRLAGFSNVRFQIGDLHDLPFPDRSFDDVLLFNVLTALAMPARALGECARVLRPGGRLALVTLAQHAHQDVTSAYAHRHAGFAPATLRKMLKKAHLDVEQCEITVRERRAPYFQVVTALGRRSK, from the coding sequence ATGCAGACGCTCGCCGCCACCACCGATCTCTTGCAGCTGTTCGCCGAGCCCTCGCGGGTGCGGCTGGCGGCGCTGCTGGCGGAGCACGAGCTGACGGTGAACGACCTCACCAGCATCACGCAGCTCGGCCAGTCGCGGGTGTCCACCCACCTCGGCAAGCTGCGCGAGGCCGGCGTGCTGTGTGACCGGCGGGCGGGCGGGTCGACGTATTACCGTCTGAACAACGGCCAGATGCCTGCGGCGGCGCGCCAGGTGTGGACGCTGATCGCCGGCGATCTGCGCGACCAGCTGGTGGAGGTCGATCGCCAGCGCTGCGCCGCCCTGCTGGCGGCGCGCCAGAAGACCGCGCGCTGGCCCGACACGGTAGCCGGCGAGATGGAACGGCACTACTCGCCGGGACGGACCTGGGAGTCGCTGGGCCGCGGCCTGCTCGGTCTTTTGCGCCTCGGCGACACACTGGACGCCGGCGCCGGCGATGGCGCCACCGCGCAGCTCATCGCCCCGCACGCCAGATCGGTCACCTGCCTCGATCAAAGCGAGACCCTGATCCAGGCGGCGCGCACCCGCCTGGCCGGATTTTCCAACGTGCGCTTTCAGATCGGCGATCTGCACGATCTGCCCTTTCCTGACCGCAGCTTTGACGATGTCCTGCTGTTCAACGTCCTGACCGCGCTGGCCATGCCGGCCCGCGCGCTGGGCGAATGTGCGCGCGTGCTGCGCCCCGGTGGCCGCCTGGCCCTGGTGACGCTGGCCCAGCACGCGCACCAGGACGTCACCAGCGCCTACGCGCACCGCCACGCCGGCTTTGCCCCGGCGACCCTGAGAAAAATGCTGAAAAAAGCCCACCTGGACGTAGAACAGTGCGAAATCACCGTCCGCGAACGCCGCGCGCCTTATTTCCAGGTCGTCACCGCGCTCGGGCGCCGAAGCAAATAG
- the metH gene encoding methionine synthase has translation MHKRTTEEYLRDQLSRRILLLDGAMGTMIQRHKLGEADYRGARWANHERDLKGDNDLLVLTRPDVIAGIHEAYLAAGSDLIETNTFSANAVAQADYGLETLAYEMNVAAARLAKAATTKWTATTPDKPRFVAGAIGPSNRTLSLSPDVNDASFRAITFDALKTAYAEQVRGLIDGGVDLLIPETSTDTLNLKAALVAIEEVFEEKGVRLPLMLSVTIVDNSGRTLSGQTIDAFWTSVEHARPLSVGINCSLGATQMRPFLADLSQVATCFVSCYPNAGLPNPLAATGYDEEPPTTASLLREFAQSGLVNIVGGCCGTTPEHLAAIGRALEGIKPRVVPTAATKPEVGYAHFSGLETLTVRPDSTFLMIGERTNITGSAKFAELIKRNDFGKALEVALDQVRGGANILDVNMDEGMVDGPAAMTTFLNLVATEPEIARIPIMIDSSRWSVIEAGLKCVQGKGIVNSISLKEGPAEFISRAKTVKRYGFGVVVMAFDETGQADTALRKVSICQRAYRTLVDEVGFNPLDIIFDPNILAIATGIDEHNDYAKNFIEATRIIKATCPGVKISGGVSNLSFSFRGNNVVREAMHSAFLFAAIRAGMDMGIVNAGQLVVYEDIPPALLERVEDVIFNRRPDATERLVEFADSVKGQGKKRELDLTWRNDTVEKRLSHALVAGVVDFIEQDAEEARQKFARPLHIIEGPLMDGMRIVGDLFGAGKMFLPQVVKSARAMKRAVAYLLPFMEQEKAGGADSAGKIVIATVKGDVHDIGKNIVGVVLGCNNYQVVDLGVMVPCEKILQTAVAEKADMIGLSGLITPSLDEMVYVAQEMERQGMKIPLLIGGATTSRQHTAVKIAPQFSQTTVHVLDASRAVGVVSRLKDATARVEFDRLNRVEQAELRELHGKKQAKPLLPFAAATAHRLPVDWKRADIATPSFTGVRVVDDVSLDELVRYIDWTFFFTAWELRGRFPAILDHPEQGGAARELYANATALLKTIIDGKLLRPRGVYAFWPAASDGNDVVLFTDETRATEKLRFNMLRQQVVKSDDKPYLSLADFVAPRASGLPDYVGAFAVTAGLGAAELAQHYEKKLDDYSAIIVKALADRLAEAFAECLHARARRDWGYGASEDLSNEELIAEKYRGIRPAFGYPACPDHTEKAKLFDLLNAPSVGISLTESFAMLPAASVSGLYLGHPQAHYFMVGRIGRDQVEDYAARKKMAVPEAERWLAPNLSYT, from the coding sequence ATGCACAAGCGAACCACCGAAGAGTATCTGCGCGATCAGTTGTCCCGACGCATTCTGCTGCTGGACGGCGCGATGGGTACGATGATCCAGCGCCACAAGCTCGGCGAGGCCGACTATCGCGGCGCCCGCTGGGCCAACCACGAGCGTGATCTCAAGGGCGACAACGATCTGCTGGTGCTGACCCGCCCGGACGTCATCGCCGGCATCCACGAGGCGTACCTGGCCGCCGGCAGCGATCTGATCGAGACCAACACCTTCAGCGCCAACGCGGTGGCGCAGGCGGATTATGGCCTCGAGACGCTGGCCTACGAGATGAACGTGGCCGCCGCGCGGCTGGCCAAAGCAGCGACCACCAAGTGGACAGCCACCACGCCCGACAAGCCGCGCTTCGTGGCCGGCGCCATCGGTCCCAGCAACCGGACGCTGTCGCTGTCGCCGGACGTGAACGACGCCTCGTTTCGGGCCATCACCTTCGACGCGCTCAAGACCGCGTACGCTGAACAGGTGCGCGGGCTCATCGACGGCGGCGTCGATCTGCTGATCCCCGAAACCTCGACGGACACGCTGAACCTGAAGGCTGCGCTGGTGGCCATCGAAGAGGTGTTCGAAGAAAAAGGCGTGCGCCTGCCGCTGATGCTGTCCGTGACCATCGTCGACAACAGCGGCCGCACGCTGTCGGGGCAGACCATCGACGCCTTCTGGACCTCGGTCGAGCACGCGCGGCCGCTGTCGGTGGGGATCAACTGCTCGCTCGGCGCGACGCAGATGCGGCCGTTTCTGGCCGACCTGTCCCAGGTGGCGACCTGCTTTGTCAGCTGTTACCCGAACGCCGGCTTGCCGAACCCGCTGGCCGCGACAGGCTACGACGAGGAGCCGCCCACCACCGCGTCGCTGCTGCGCGAGTTCGCCCAGTCCGGTCTGGTGAACATCGTCGGTGGCTGCTGCGGCACCACGCCCGAACACCTGGCGGCCATCGGCCGCGCGCTGGAAGGCATCAAGCCGCGCGTGGTGCCGACGGCAGCCACCAAGCCGGAGGTCGGCTACGCGCACTTCTCGGGCCTGGAGACGCTGACCGTTCGCCCCGACTCCACCTTCCTGATGATCGGCGAGCGCACCAACATCACCGGTTCGGCCAAGTTCGCCGAGCTCATCAAGCGCAACGACTTTGGCAAGGCGCTGGAGGTCGCGCTGGATCAGGTGCGCGGCGGAGCGAACATCCTCGACGTGAACATGGACGAGGGCATGGTCGACGGGCCGGCGGCCATGACCACGTTCTTGAACCTGGTGGCCACCGAGCCGGAGATCGCGCGCATCCCGATCATGATCGACAGCAGCCGCTGGTCGGTGATCGAGGCCGGCCTCAAGTGCGTACAGGGCAAAGGCATCGTCAATTCGATCAGCTTGAAAGAAGGCCCGGCGGAGTTCATCAGCCGCGCCAAGACGGTCAAGCGCTACGGCTTCGGCGTGGTGGTGATGGCCTTCGACGAGACCGGCCAGGCCGACACCGCCCTGCGCAAGGTCAGCATCTGCCAGCGCGCCTACCGAACGCTGGTCGACGAGGTCGGCTTCAATCCGCTGGACATCATCTTCGACCCGAACATCCTGGCGATTGCCACCGGCATCGACGAGCACAACGACTATGCCAAGAACTTCATCGAGGCCACGCGGATCATCAAGGCCACCTGCCCGGGGGTGAAGATCTCCGGCGGGGTCAGCAACCTGTCGTTCTCGTTTCGCGGCAACAACGTGGTGCGGGAGGCGATGCACTCGGCGTTTCTGTTTGCCGCCATTCGCGCCGGCATGGACATGGGCATCGTCAACGCCGGCCAGCTGGTGGTCTACGAAGACATCCCGCCCGCGCTGCTCGAACGCGTGGAAGACGTCATCTTCAACCGCCGCCCCGACGCCACCGAACGGTTGGTCGAGTTCGCCGACAGCGTCAAGGGTCAGGGCAAGAAGCGGGAGCTCGACCTCACCTGGCGCAACGACACGGTGGAAAAGCGCCTCAGCCACGCGCTGGTGGCCGGGGTGGTCGACTTCATCGAACAGGACGCCGAGGAGGCGCGGCAAAAATTCGCCCGCCCGTTGCACATCATCGAAGGCCCGTTGATGGACGGCATGCGCATCGTCGGCGATCTGTTCGGGGCCGGGAAAATGTTCCTGCCCCAGGTGGTGAAGAGCGCGCGCGCCATGAAGCGCGCCGTCGCCTACCTGCTGCCGTTCATGGAGCAGGAGAAAGCCGGCGGCGCCGATTCGGCCGGGAAGATCGTGATAGCCACGGTGAAAGGCGACGTCCACGACATCGGCAAGAACATCGTCGGCGTGGTCTTGGGCTGCAACAACTACCAGGTCGTCGATCTGGGCGTGATGGTCCCGTGCGAAAAGATCTTGCAGACGGCCGTGGCCGAGAAGGCGGACATGATCGGGCTTTCGGGCCTGATCACGCCGTCGCTGGACGAGATGGTGTACGTCGCCCAGGAGATGGAGCGGCAGGGAATGAAGATCCCGCTGCTCATCGGCGGGGCCACCACCAGCCGGCAACACACGGCGGTGAAGATCGCCCCACAGTTCTCGCAGACCACGGTGCACGTCCTTGATGCCTCTCGCGCGGTGGGCGTGGTGTCGCGCTTGAAGGACGCGACGGCGCGGGTGGAGTTCGATCGCCTGAACCGCGTCGAGCAGGCCGAGCTGCGCGAGCTGCACGGGAAAAAACAGGCCAAACCGCTGCTGCCGTTCGCCGCCGCCACCGCTCACCGCCTGCCCGTCGACTGGAAGCGGGCGGACATCGCCACGCCGTCGTTCACCGGCGTGCGCGTGGTGGACGACGTCAGCCTGGACGAGCTTGTGCGCTATATCGACTGGACCTTCTTCTTCACGGCGTGGGAGCTGCGCGGAAGATTTCCCGCGATTCTTGACCACCCCGAACAGGGCGGCGCCGCGCGCGAGCTTTACGCCAACGCCACCGCGCTTTTGAAGACCATCATCGACGGCAAGCTGCTGCGCCCGCGCGGCGTGTACGCCTTCTGGCCGGCAGCCAGCGACGGCAACGACGTGGTCCTTTTCACCGACGAGACCCGCGCCACTGAAAAGCTGCGCTTTAATATGCTGCGCCAGCAGGTGGTCAAATCAGACGACAAGCCGTATCTGTCGCTGGCCGACTTCGTCGCCCCGCGGGCCTCGGGGCTGCCCGATTACGTGGGGGCCTTCGCCGTCACCGCCGGACTGGGCGCCGCCGAGCTGGCTCAGCACTATGAAAAGAAGCTGGACGATTACAGCGCCATCATCGTCAAAGCGCTGGCCGATCGCCTGGCGGAAGCCTTCGCCGAATGCCTGCACGCCCGCGCCCGCCGCGACTGGGGGTATGGTGCAAGCGAAGATCTCTCCAACGAGGAGCTGATCGCCGAAAAATACCGCGGCATCCGCCCGGCCTTCGGTTATCCGGCCTGTCCTGACCACACGGAAAAGGCCAAGCTGTTCGATTTGCTGAACGCGCCTTCGGTCGGCATCAGCCTGACCGAAAGCTTTGCCATGCTCCCCGCCGCCAGCGTCAGTGGCCTCTATCTCGGGCACCCGCAAGCGCATTATTTCATGGTCGGACGCATCGGCCGCGACCAGGTCGAAGACTACGCCGCCCGCAAAAAAATGGCCGTTCCCGAGGCTGAGCGCTGGCTGGCCCCCAACCTCAGTTACACCTGA